Below is a window of Bufo gargarizans isolate SCDJY-AF-19 unplaced genomic scaffold, ASM1485885v1 fragScaff_scaffold_762_pilon, whole genome shotgun sequence DNA.
actgatagaggctctggagtgacatcaccgccctcgttatctactgatagaggctctggagtgacatcaccgccctcgttatctactgatagaggctctggagtgacatcaccgccctcgttatctactgatacaggctctggagtgacatcaccgccctcgttatctactgtacaggctctggagtgacatcaccgccctcgttatctactgatagcaggctctggagtgacatcaccgccctcgttatctactgatagaggctctggagtgacatcaccgccctcgttatctactgatagcaggctctggagtgacatcaccgccctcgttatctactgatagaggctctggagtgacatcaccgccctcgttatctactgatacaggctctggagtgacaacaccgccctcgttatctactgatagaggctctggagtgacatcatcgccctcgttatctactgatacaggctctggagtgacatcaccgccctcgttatctactgatacaggctctggagtgacatcaccgccctcgttatctactgatacaggctctggagtgacatcaccgccctcgttatctactgatagaggctctggagtgacatcatcgccctcgttatctactgatagaggctctggagtgacatcaccgctctatTATCTACTGATacaggctctggagtgacatcaccgccctcgttatctacagatacaggctctggagtgacatcaccgccctcgttatctactgatacaggctctggagtgacatcaccgccctcggTATCTACCTGATacaggctctggagtgacatcaccgccctcgttatctaccgatacaggctctggagtgacatcaccgccctcgttatctaccgatacaggctctggagtgacatcaccgccctcgttatctaccgatacaggctctggagtgacatcaccgccctcgttatctaccgatacaggctctggagtgacatcaccgccctcgttatctaccgatacaggctctggagtgacatcaccgccctcgttatctacagatagaggctctggagtgacatcaccgccctcgttatctactgatacaggctctggagtgacatcaccgccctcgttatctactgatacaggctctggagtgacatcaccgccctcgttatctactgatacaggctctggagtgacatcaccgccctcgttatctactgatacaggctctggagtgacatcaccgccctcgttatctactgatacaggctctggagtgacatcaccgccctcgttatctactgatagaggctctggagtgacaatcaccgccctcgttatctactgatagaggctctggagtgacatcaccgcccatcgttatctactgatagaggctctggagtgacatcaccgccctcgttatctaccgatacaggctctggagtgacatcaccgccctcgttatctactgatacaggctctggagtgacatcaccgccctcgttatctactgatagaggctctggagtgacatcaccgccctcgttatctactgatagaggctctggagtgacatcaccgccctcgttatctactgatagaggctctggagtgacatcaccgccctcgttatctaccgatacaggctctggagtgacatcaccgccctcgttatctactgatacaggctctggagtgacatcaccgccctcgttatctactgatacaggctctggagtgacaacaccgccctcgttatctactgatagaggctctggagtgacatcaccgccctcgttatctgatagaggctctggagtgacatcaccgccctcgttatctgatagaggctctggagtgacatcaccgccctcgttatctactgatagaggctctggagtgacatcaccgccctcgttatctactgatagaggctctggagtgacatcaccgccctcgttatctgatagaggctctggagtgacatcaccgccctcgttatctactgatacaggctctggagtgacatcaccgccctcgttatctactgatagaggctctggagtgacatcaccgccctcgttatctactgatagaggctctggagtgacatcaccgccctcgttatctactgatacaggctctggagtgacatcaccgccctcgttatctactgatacaggctctggagtgacatcaccgccctcgttatctactgatacaggctctggagtgacatcaccgccctcgttatctactgatacaggctctggagtgacatcaccgccctcgttatctactgatacaggctctggagtgacatcaccgccctcgttatctactgatagaggctctggagtgacatcaccgccctcgttatctactgatacaggctctggagtgacatcaccgccctcgttatctactgatacaggctctggagtgacatcaccgccctcgttatctactgatacaggctctggagtgacatcaccgccctcgttatctactgatacAGGCTCTCACAGGACAGACACTGGGGTGATTATTTTGGCTTACCATCTGCTCCTCATCTTTTGGCAGTACACTCTCTGTATCTTGCTCACTCTGTAATCGACTTTGCACCTGCTGTAAATATCCAGAGAAGGCCAAACGAGCCTGGACCTTACTGGAGACAAATCAAAAACCACACATCTATGGTGGATACCAGACACCCCATGGACATCCCAGAGTGTGCACACCCTGCAGTCACGTCACAGACCCTCCAGCCATACCTCAGGTTTGCACCCTCTTGTAAGAGCCGCATGATGCTGGCCCCAGGAAGTGATGCTGGAGGGGTCTGTGAATCCACTGGGGGGCCGTTCTGCTCCTGTACATCTTCTAGTTCCTCAACTTCAATTGGAtcttcatcttcttcctcctctgcacAGCTGTTAGCAGGTCGAGGCAAGACTGCCAGATAACACACGGTTTTACTAAAGGGTGCGCCAACAGCATCCTGCTAATCAATCTCAAAGGTGAGGTGGGAGGCGCGCGCACTGCCAATCACAAGTGAGAAGGGAGGCACATGCACTGCCAATCACAAGTGAGGCGTGTGCACTGCCAATGACAGGTGAGGCAGGAGGCGCGTTCACTGCCAATCATGGGTGAGGCAGGAGGCACGTGTACTGCCAATCATGGGTGAGGCAGGAGGCACATGCACTGCCAGccacaggtgaggcaggaggCACATGCACTGCCAGccacaggtgaggcaggaggCACATGCACTGCCAATCACAAGTGAGAAGGGAGGCACATGCACTGCCAATCACAAGTGAGGCGTGTGCACTGCCAATGACAAGTGAGAAGGGAGGCACATGCACTGCCAATCACAAGTGAGGCGTGTGCACTGCCAATGACAGGTGAGAAGGGAGGCACATGCACTGCCAATCACAAGTGAGAAGGGAGGCACATGCACTGCCAATGACAGGTGAGGCAGGAGGCGCGTTCACTGCCAATCACAAGTGAGAAGGGAGGCACATGCACTGCCAATCACAAGTGAGGCGTGTGCACTGCCAATGACAGGTGAGGCAGGAGGCGCGTTCACTGCCAATCATGGGTGAGGCAGGAGGCACATGCACTGCCAGccacaggtgaggcaggaggCACATGCACTGCCAATCACAGGTGAGGTGGGAGGCATATGCACTGCCCGAGCTCCAGCAGTCTAGAGGGTCGCTGTAGGCCTCTTACCCGTTCTACGTGCCAGCCTGTGCCGCCTGGCTCTACGTAGCTGTAGGGACACCAGTTTTCGTTCATACAAAGCGGTGTGTAGTGTTGGTCGAGGATCACTTAGAACCGATCTGTAGAAAATGAGGGGATGATGACGCACATGACCAGCACAGACAATGAATTGGGGTGGCCTTGTACCTACCTGTTTGGGAAGAGGTGCATGGCCAGCATGTAATTCAGAGAGGTCTTATGTTCCAGGAAGGAGCTGCATGAATATCACAGGGAATCAGATCAGGTTCAGAGGGACAGCAGATCTGCTCAAGCGTACAGAGGACTCACCCGTACAGTGTCCATGTATCATGTCTGGGGAAGATGCGAACAAAACCACCGCGCCTCGCCTCCTCGTCCTGCAGCCCACGTAAGATCTTTGCCTGGACACAGGAAGAGGGAGAACCAGGAGCGTCAGTAGGGTACAGGCTAGCAGATGTTATGGGGGTGGACAGGTCTGCACATCGCTGGTTATGTACAATGGCATAGAGGTACTGAGCCGTAAGCTGTAGAGCTCACAATCTACAGGGTGACGGCTCCCCACGTAGCTCCATGGGCCGGTGCTGAAAGATACAGGACAGACCTCCTCCGTGGAGAGCCCCAGAACACAGCTTCTTCCATTCTTCTCTCTGCTAACAAGCTGCAGTCCTGTGTCAATGTCACTGGCAGACAGGGGGCGCTGCGGTCTAGGGACCCGCTTGTCATGTCCTGGCCTCTGCTGAGGATCCTGACACTCCACACCTACACAAACCATAGAGATGCCCTGTCACTTACAGCATGGTCTCCGTCTGATGCCTACCACACATCAATCATACTCACCAACCAGGGTCAGCATGTCAGAGATCATACTGGCCTTCACCTTCATATCCAGGGGGGCGTCACTGCCGGCAGAAGGGACTGCATTAGTGACAGGAATGACAAAAACACATGGACACTGGGGATAGGGGCATGTTTTTACCAGGCCAGAGATGGAGACAGATTAACTTCAAGGAGCCAAGGCCTGAGATTTCCATCAGTCAGCACATCAAACCCATAGAGCTCTGCAGGAGTAGGAAACGGACTCATTGCATTATCTGTCACCAGGGGGCACTGTCCTCATCTCCCACTGCCAGGGACTCACCAAAGCAGTTTCCTCTGTGGACCTGGAAGGACTTGCAGGCTGTGGCTATTGGAAGCTCTCCTGAGATGATTGTCTTAATGATGAGATCCTCCACCTGAGACATGAGGGCTGCAGAGGACAAGGACATCATCAGAGAGGCATAAGCATTACTAAGAGGTGTGGGGGGTAACAGAGAGGGAGGGGCATGGGAGCCTGGAGGAGGAGCCGCAGATAGTCAAATCTGGTTACCATCCTTGGGGCAGGCTGAGAATATGGTGGGTAGGTTTCCTTCTCACCAGCTGTGTCTTTCCCTTCCTGTTTCAGATATCGCAGCATGGCACTCATACTCCATTTATTCCCATAATCCTCCACTTCCGGGTCATCACAACTAAGATGAGACAAATGTGACTAAATAATCTGACCTCAATATGGCGGCACACTCAGCAAGGGCAAGCGGTGCCTCCTACCTCACGTAGTCTGAGCTCCTCTTATTCACACTGTAGTTTGTTAAATGCATGAACTGGTTCTTTATGTTCTTGGCAGCCCGATCATACCGCACAGTAGCAAACCTAAGATGGAGCAGAGGAGGAGTGCATGTGTGAGGTAGAGGCCAGCATAGAGGAACCAGAGCACAGTGAGGACCAGGAGACCACAGGGAAAAGACCGGACAACGGAAGACCACAGGGAAAGGACCGGACAACGGACGACCACAGGGAAAGGACCGGACAACGGACGACCACAGGGAAAGGACCGGACAACGGACGACCACAGGGAAAGGACCGGACAACGGACGACCACAGGGAAAGGACCGGACAACGGACGACCACAGGGAAAGGACCGGACAACGGACGACCACAGGGAAAGGACCGGACAACGGACGACCACAGGGAAAGGACCGGACAACGGACGACCACAGGGAAAGGACCGGACAACGGACGACCACAGGGAAAGGACCGGACAACGGACGACCACAGGGAAAGGACCGGGCAACGGAAGACCACAGGGAAAAGGACCGGGCAACGGAAGACCACAGGGAAAAGGACCGGACAACGGACGACCACAGGGAAAGGACCGGACAACGGACGACCACAGGGAAAGGACCGGGCAACGGACGACCACAGGGAAAGGACCGGGCAACGGACGACCACAGGGAAAGGACCGGGCAACGGACGACCACAGGGAAAGGACCGGGCAACGGACGACCACAGGGAAAGGACCGGACAACGGAAGACCACAGGGAAAAGACCGGACAACGGAAGACCACAGGGAAAGGACCGGACAACGGAAGACCACAGGGAAAGGACCGGACAACGGAAGACCACAGGGAAAGGACCGGACAACGGAAGACCACAGGGAAAGGACCGGACAACGGAAGACCACAGGGAAAGGACCACAGGCAACTGAAGACCATGGAGAAAAGAGCAGGGCAAGGGCCAGAGAACAGAAGACcacagggaaaggacaaggaaCGAAATACCACAGGGTGAGGACCAGAGAATGAAAGACCACAGGGAAAGGACTAGAGAGAGACCACAGAGAATGGACCAGGGCAGGGCAAGTACCAGACAATGGAAGACCACAGGGGAAGGACCAGACAACGGAAGACCATGGAGAAAGGAGCAGACAACAGAAGACCACAGGGAAAGGACCAGCATGGGCTGAGGACCAGAGAACAGAAGACCACAGGGAAAGAACTGGACAACGGAAAACCACAGGGGAAGGAGCAGAAAACAAAAGACCAGAGGGCAACAACCAGAACATGGAAGACCACATGGCATCAATTGGAGAATGAAAGACCAAGGAGAGGACCAGAGACCAGTGCAGCTTGTCAGGTTTAGCCTAGAGGTAGCTTACCTAGTGAGTCCTTCTTCATACAGATATATGACCAATGGATCATAGGAGGTGATTAGGACATACAGCCGCACATCAAACTTGAACCCTATAAGTAAAGAGCACTTTGCCATGTTACCTGCATGCAGGACACAATGTCGACCCCTCATTTACCTTCCCCTGCTGCCCAGCAGCTAACAAGATCTACTCTGGAACACCTGAGTATTTTCTGTGATGAAGATTCATCACTGGAGGGAGAAAGTCTTGCTCCCCCAAACCCAATATTAGCGGAGCAGACACTCACCATCTATGAGCAGCGGGTTACTGATGTACCGAGACACCAGGAGGTTCTCCTCCACACTGATCTGAGATGGCTGCAACagagaagagagactgctgtgaAGCCAAAAGAAGAGAGAGGGTCAGACAGGATGAGAGACTGCCAATACATACAGAGTTAACCAAATAAACACCACGACCACGTGATGACGCCACCGGCTTCACAATCCAGGGGCCACGATCCTTAGAAAAGGCATCTGTAGAAGGACAGATTGTTACTGTGGAaatttggggggtggggggggggagtaaatAATAGGGAAGACTGCGGACAGGGTGCTCTTCTAGTGGGTGATGGGCACTTACTACAGAAGTCCTGGTACTCTCCTGGCAACAGGTAAGTCTGAGGCAGTAGGTTGAAGCTCCGTATACCATGTGTCTGCTGCATTCGCTGAACATTCTTGTAAAGACGATCCTTGCGGGTCAGTTCATAGGACCTGTAGCAGAGAATCACCATGAGTAATGCAGAGTCCTCGAAGGATCTGGTCAGCACATGAGAGGCTACCAGACCAGTGACTGACCATCACTGAGCAGGGCCAGTCATCAAAGGGTGTGGTCAACACGAGAGGTCACCAGACCAGTGACCGACCACCACTG
It encodes the following:
- the TTLL5 gene encoding tubulin polyglutamylase TTLL5 — translated: MVFHAEAVLSREPTLQAVGERYHLAYKMVRTDSRLVRSILSSHGFQEVSANSNDFNLMWTGSHIKPHLMRSLASFQKVNHFPRSYELTRKDRLYKNVQRMQQTHGIRSFNLLPQTYLLPGEYQDFCNAFSKDRGPWIVKPVASSRGRGVYLVNSPSQISVEENLLVSRYISNPLLIDGFKFDVRLYVLITSYDPLVIYLYEEGLTRFATVRYDRAAKNIKNQFMHLTNYSVNKRSSDYVSCDDPEVEDYGNKWSMSAMLRYLKQEGKDTAALMSQVEDLIIKTIISGELPIATACKSFQVHRGNCFELYGFDVLTDGNLRPWLLEVNLSPSLACDAPLDMKVKASMISDMLTLVGVECQDPQQRPGHDKRVPRPQRPLSASDIDTGLQLVSREKNGRSCVLGLSTEEAKILRGLQDEEARRGGFVRIFPRHDTWTLYGSFLEHKTSLNYMLAMHLFPNRSVLSDPRPTLHTALYERKLVSLQLRRARRHRLARRTVLPRPANSCAEEEEDEDPIEVEELEDVQEQNGPPVDSQTPPASLPGASIMRLLQEGANLSKVQARLAFSGYLQQVQSRLQSEQDTESVLPKDEEQMELVMRFLQRAAANLQQSVSLNLPGRCVALQERRHLLAKHLGDFICLYDEETSQLGSEESGVNALDFQAFLTKASERQLEEVLTFYTHKNKSASVFLGRSQNKDAGGGRPGLQRAPVAPGPCAQQEVVPPSSVPADSGHSTVCAAHGATSRPPSAGSFLHLPASCGTRPQSCTLGSFSSFRSAAQIYSQRLTRAGSARAASGQPNVLRTRCRSAGAVMELEDPYHVGAVTASLQRLAERQASRQSSSHLRQLTQQVPTPARARLLSHSFVSSSPPTPH